One region of Catenuloplanes indicus genomic DNA includes:
- a CDS encoding glycosyltransferase family 2 protein, protein MTGISIVIPTLGRPTLTTLLSTLATQLPGHAAAPVPGTTPAPAGTTGGAAAAEAPAGLNASADAGSAVGAGSVAAAGAAAAVAEGMSGAGKTAIVGRTPPPERTGLHGRTVLAGRTPPAGRTGPGASAGGSATPVEILVVDDRADTAEPLELPAGLDAKVLAGRGAGPAAARNAGWRAASHEWVAFLDDDVVPEPGWLAALIGDLAGAPARAGGVQGRLRVPLPAGRRPTDWERGTAALADGKWITADMAYRRAVLEVCQGFDERLPRAFREDAELAFRVRQAGWDLVRGGRTVTHPVRAEDRWVSVRQQRGNADDALLRRLYGPDWRHLLDIPPGRRARHAAVTAAGALTLLALAARRPRVAALTGALWAAGTAEFAAARVMPGPRTPREITTMLLTSAAIPPVAITWWLRGWTRWRGADRLESAR, encoded by the coding sequence ATGACCGGCATCTCCATCGTCATCCCCACGCTCGGCCGGCCCACCCTCACCACGCTGCTGTCCACGCTGGCCACCCAGCTTCCGGGGCACGCGGCCGCCCCGGTCCCCGGGACGACGCCCGCACCCGCCGGAACCACCGGCGGCGCCGCGGCTGCCGAAGCCCCGGCGGGCTTGAACGCGTCCGCGGACGCCGGGAGCGCTGTGGGCGCCGGCAGCGTCGCGGCGGCCGGTGCGGCAGCTGCCGTGGCCGAGGGGATGTCCGGCGCGGGGAAGACCGCCATCGTCGGGCGCACGCCGCCGCCGGAGCGGACCGGACTCCACGGCCGGACCGTGCTCGCCGGTCGGACGCCGCCCGCCGGCCGCACCGGTCCGGGTGCTTCCGCCGGCGGCTCTGCGACGCCGGTCGAGATCCTGGTGGTCGACGACCGGGCGGACACCGCCGAGCCGCTGGAGCTGCCCGCCGGGCTGGACGCGAAGGTGCTGGCCGGGCGCGGGGCCGGACCGGCCGCGGCGCGGAACGCGGGCTGGCGGGCGGCGAGCCACGAATGGGTGGCGTTCCTGGACGACGACGTGGTGCCGGAGCCGGGCTGGCTCGCCGCGCTGATCGGCGATCTCGCCGGGGCGCCCGCGCGGGCCGGCGGCGTCCAGGGCAGGCTGCGTGTGCCGCTGCCGGCCGGCCGACGGCCGACCGACTGGGAACGCGGGACCGCCGCGCTCGCGGACGGCAAGTGGATCACGGCGGACATGGCGTACCGGCGTGCGGTTCTGGAGGTGTGCCAGGGTTTCGACGAGCGGTTGCCGCGCGCGTTCCGGGAGGACGCGGAACTGGCGTTCCGGGTGCGGCAAGCCGGCTGGGACCTGGTCCGCGGCGGTCGCACGGTGACCCACCCGGTGCGCGCCGAGGATCGCTGGGTCAGCGTCCGCCAGCAGCGCGGCAACGCGGACGACGCGCTGCTGCGCCGGCTCTACGGACCGGACTGGCGGCATCTGCTGGATATTCCGCCGGGCCGCCGCGCCCGGCACGCGGCCGTGACCGCGGCCGGTGCGCTGACGCTGCTCGCGCTCGCCGCCCGCCGCCCCCGCGTGGCCGCGCTCACCGGCGCGCTCTGGGCGGCCGGCACCGCGGAGTTCGCCGCGGCCCGCGTCATGCCCGGCCCGCGTACCCCACGCGAGATCACCACGATGCTGCTGACCAGCGCGGCCATCCCGCCGGTCGCGATCACCTGGTGGCTGCGCGGCTGGACCCGCTGGCGCGGCGCCGACCGGCTGGAGAGCGCGCGGTGA
- a CDS encoding aldehyde dehydrogenase family protein — MNLVRQLIAGSWSEGGSGRTVTVFDPSTGAPVSTVPVSSDADVLAAVRAARQAAPGWAGTSAAGRAAALRAAADAVERATGELAALMHAEMGKPAGEAAGSIEAGVGTLRQYAELGPVHRGRALAGDDGAIDLMAFGPRGVVAVITPWNDPVAVACGLLGAALVTGNTVVHKPSERTPATGHRLAELLAPHLPDGVLSLVNGDGPVGAALAAAEVDVVAHVGSTATGRSIAAACARTGAKALLENGGSDPLIVDAGVDPAWAAGQAATGAFANSGQICVAVERIYVHREVADAFLDALAAEARAWAARIGPLVDTRLRDGVHAQVSAAIEAGARALTGGAVPDGPGAFYPPTVLAGCTDEMAVMREETFGPVAPVMVVESFDEALKRAADSPYGLAATVLTPSMSHAQRAWRELPAGTVKVNAVFGGAPGGAAHPRKSSGHGFGYGPELLDEMTVTKAVHIEAPPSGW, encoded by the coding sequence ATGAATCTCGTGCGACAGCTCATCGCCGGAAGCTGGAGTGAGGGCGGCTCCGGCCGTACCGTGACCGTTTTTGATCCTTCGACCGGGGCGCCGGTCAGCACCGTGCCGGTCTCCTCGGACGCGGACGTGCTCGCCGCGGTGCGCGCCGCACGGCAGGCCGCGCCGGGCTGGGCGGGCACCTCCGCGGCGGGCCGGGCCGCCGCGCTGCGGGCCGCCGCGGACGCGGTGGAGCGCGCGACCGGCGAGCTCGCCGCGCTGATGCACGCGGAGATGGGCAAACCGGCCGGCGAGGCCGCCGGCTCGATCGAGGCCGGCGTGGGCACGCTGCGGCAGTACGCGGAGCTCGGCCCGGTGCACCGCGGCCGCGCGCTGGCCGGGGACGACGGCGCGATCGACCTGATGGCGTTCGGGCCGCGCGGCGTGGTCGCGGTGATCACGCCGTGGAACGATCCGGTCGCGGTCGCCTGCGGGCTGCTCGGCGCCGCGCTGGTCACCGGCAACACGGTCGTGCACAAGCCCAGCGAGCGTACGCCGGCGACCGGTCACCGGCTGGCCGAGCTGCTCGCGCCGCACCTCCCGGACGGCGTGCTGTCGCTGGTCAACGGCGACGGTCCGGTCGGTGCCGCGCTGGCCGCGGCGGAGGTGGACGTGGTCGCGCACGTCGGCTCCACCGCGACCGGCCGGTCGATCGCGGCCGCGTGCGCCCGGACCGGCGCGAAGGCGCTGCTGGAGAACGGCGGCAGCGACCCGCTGATCGTGGACGCCGGTGTCGACCCGGCCTGGGCCGCCGGGCAGGCCGCGACCGGCGCGTTCGCGAACTCCGGGCAGATCTGCGTCGCGGTCGAGCGGATCTACGTGCATCGGGAGGTGGCCGACGCGTTCCTGGACGCGCTGGCCGCCGAGGCGCGCGCGTGGGCCGCGAGGATCGGCCCGCTGGTCGACACGCGGCTCCGCGACGGCGTGCACGCGCAGGTCAGCGCCGCGATCGAGGCCGGCGCGCGGGCGCTGACCGGCGGCGCGGTGCCGGACGGGCCGGGCGCGTTCTACCCGCCGACCGTGCTGGCGGGGTGCACGGACGAGATGGCGGTGATGCGCGAGGAGACGTTCGGGCCGGTCGCGCCCGTGATGGTGGTCGAGTCGTTCGACGAGGCGCTGAAGCGGGCCGCGGACTCACCGTACGGGCTGGCCGCGACCGTGCTGACGCCGTCGATGTCGCACGCGCAGCGCGCCTGGCGGGAGCTCCCGGCCGGCACCGTCAAGGTCAACGCCGTCTTCGGCGGCGCTCCCGGCGGCGCGGCCCACCCGCGCAAGAGCAGCGGACACGGCTTCGGGTACGGCCCGGAGCTGCTCGACGAGATGACCGTGACCAAGGCCGTGCACATCGAGGCGCCGCCGTCCGGCTGGTGA
- a CDS encoding HAD-IIIA family hydrolase — protein sequence MTDLYDAVLFDRDGTLVVDVPYNGDPELVRPMPGARAALDRLRAAGLRLGVVTNQSGLARGRFTRAQLDAVHARVEELLGPFGTWQICPHDDRAGCRCRKPAPGMIVDAAAALGTDPRRCVMVGDIGRDMRAAAAAGAAGVLIPTEVTLAPEIAAAPAVADTIEAAAALILDRIASVTPTETRKAGKVLVVRADSAGDVLVTGPAIRAVAAHADEVVLLCGPRGRDAAALLPGVGRIVEARLPWIVPDPEPVDAALVTGLTATLTAIAADEAVIFTSFHQNALPLALLLRAAGVTRITAISEDYPGSLLDVRHRGVPAGVPEPERARSIAAAAGFPLPPDDDGALRVAVPNASAAGLSPAAGSSPARPSAAPAAGPVPARPSATPAAGSPTVRPVTTPAVVRSAGEPGLARLVPAGDGTGPAPGGYVVVHPGASVPARSCPPEVMREITAALVADGHDVRITGGAGERDLAAFVAGTGATVVEPTDLAGLASLLSGAGCAVVANTGPAHLAAAVGTPVVSLFAPTVPYGQWGPYRVPHVRLGDAAAACRDTRATRCPVAGHPCLSTITPAEVLAAVRTLMPHHTIREMAA from the coding sequence GTGACGGATCTTTACGACGCCGTCCTGTTCGACCGGGACGGCACGCTCGTGGTGGACGTGCCGTACAACGGTGATCCGGAGCTGGTGCGGCCGATGCCCGGTGCCCGTGCGGCGCTGGACCGGCTGCGTGCGGCCGGGCTGCGGCTGGGTGTGGTGACGAACCAGTCCGGGCTGGCCCGCGGGCGGTTCACCCGGGCGCAGCTGGACGCCGTGCACGCGCGGGTGGAGGAGCTGCTCGGGCCGTTCGGCACGTGGCAGATCTGCCCGCACGACGACCGGGCCGGCTGCCGCTGCCGCAAGCCCGCGCCCGGCATGATCGTCGACGCTGCGGCCGCGCTCGGCACCGACCCGCGACGCTGCGTGATGGTCGGCGACATCGGCCGGGACATGCGGGCCGCCGCGGCCGCCGGTGCCGCCGGCGTGCTGATCCCGACCGAGGTCACGCTCGCACCGGAGATCGCGGCCGCGCCCGCGGTCGCGGACACGATCGAGGCCGCGGCCGCGCTGATCCTGGACCGGATCGCGTCGGTCACCCCGACGGAGACTCGAAAAGCCGGAAAAGTCCTGGTGGTACGCGCGGACTCGGCCGGCGACGTGCTGGTCACCGGCCCGGCGATCCGCGCGGTCGCGGCGCACGCGGACGAGGTCGTGCTGCTCTGCGGCCCGCGCGGCCGGGACGCGGCCGCGCTGCTGCCCGGCGTCGGCCGGATCGTCGAGGCCCGCCTGCCGTGGATCGTCCCGGACCCGGAACCGGTCGACGCCGCGCTGGTCACCGGCCTGACCGCCACGCTCACCGCGATCGCCGCGGACGAGGCCGTGATCTTCACGTCGTTCCACCAGAACGCGCTGCCGCTGGCCCTGCTGCTGCGCGCGGCCGGCGTCACCCGGATCACCGCGATCAGTGAGGACTACCCGGGTTCGCTGCTGGACGTGCGGCACCGCGGCGTCCCGGCCGGTGTCCCGGAGCCGGAGCGGGCCCGCTCGATCGCGGCCGCCGCCGGTTTCCCGCTGCCCCCGGACGACGACGGCGCGCTGCGCGTCGCCGTCCCGAACGCCAGTGCCGCCGGGTTGTCACCGGCCGCCGGATCGTCACCCGCACGGCCGAGTGCCGCTCCCGCCGCTGGGCCGGTGCCCGCGCGGCCGAGCGCCACGCCTGCTGCCGGGTCGCCGACCGTACGGCCGGTCACCACGCCCGCCGTCGTGCGGTCGGCCGGTGAGCCAGGCCTCGCGCGTCTCGTCCCGGCCGGCGACGGAACCGGACCGGCCCCGGGCGGCTACGTCGTGGTCCATCCCGGCGCGTCCGTGCCGGCCCGGTCCTGCCCGCCCGAGGTGATGCGGGAGATCACCGCGGCGCTGGTCGCGGACGGCCACGACGTGCGGATCACCGGCGGGGCGGGGGAGCGCGACCTGGCCGCGTTCGTGGCCGGCACCGGGGCCACCGTGGTGGAGCCGACCGACCTCGCCGGTCTGGCCAGCCTGCTGTCCGGTGCCGGCTGTGCCGTGGTCGCGAACACCGGGCCCGCGCACCTGGCCGCCGCGGTCGGCACGCCGGTGGTCAGCCTGTTCGCGCCGACCGTCCCGTACGGCCAGTGGGGCCCCTATCGCGTGCCGCACGTGCGGCTCGGCGACGCGGCCGCGGCCTGCCGGGACACCCGGGCGACGCGCTGCCCGGTGGCCGGGCACCCGTGCCTGTCCACGATCACGCCGGCCGAGGTGCTGGCCGCCGTGCGCACGCTCATGCCGCATCACACGATCAGGGAGATGGCCGCGTGA
- a CDS encoding carbamoyltransferase family protein, producing MRVLGINAIFHDPAAALIVDGRVVAAAEEERFSRRKHGKRPVPFSAWELPELSAAWCLESAGLTPGDIDAVAYSFDPALTTDAESLGLRDPWDHLRVDYARRAPQFLAAALPGLDPDRVRFVPHHVAHAASAGLSVPEDSAVLVLDGRGESASHLAGVYRDGELTTLAAQRLPHSLGLLYEDLTRHLGFLHSSDEYKVMALASYGTPRHLGLFRELVHADGEGGFRVERIDWNALAKARTADGEMTAEHADLAATVQARLEEVLLDLARWTYDAAGGPATLTMAGGTALNCVANARLAAEGPFQRVWVQPAAGDAGTALGAALAIARPSGPVAPFTGADLGRGWSDDELEAELRRAALPYTRPESIAAEAARVLAGNGIVAWFQGRSEYGPRALGHRSLLAHPGDPETQTRMNDVKGREQFRPIAPMVRAERFADIFDGVYPSPYMLFVHRVKPEWKDRIPAVTHVDGTARVQTVHTETEPRVAEMLAEFERLTGLPVVINTSLNTAGRPMVDTPREAMELFGSAPVDLLALGPFAVHRSSAFGTTR from the coding sequence ATGCGAGTCCTGGGAATCAATGCGATCTTCCATGATCCGGCCGCGGCCCTGATCGTCGACGGCCGCGTGGTCGCAGCCGCCGAGGAGGAGCGGTTCAGCCGGCGCAAGCACGGCAAGCGCCCGGTCCCGTTCTCCGCCTGGGAGCTGCCCGAACTCTCCGCAGCCTGGTGTCTGGAGTCGGCCGGTCTGACCCCGGGCGACATCGACGCCGTCGCCTACTCCTTCGACCCCGCGCTGACCACGGACGCGGAGAGCCTCGGCCTCCGCGACCCGTGGGACCACCTGCGCGTCGACTACGCGCGCCGGGCGCCGCAGTTCCTCGCCGCCGCGCTGCCCGGGCTCGACCCGGACCGGGTGCGCTTCGTGCCGCACCACGTGGCGCACGCCGCCTCCGCCGGGCTCTCCGTGCCGGAGGACAGCGCGGTGCTGGTGCTGGACGGCCGCGGCGAGAGCGCCAGCCACCTCGCCGGTGTCTATCGCGACGGCGAGCTGACCACGCTCGCGGCGCAGCGGCTGCCGCACTCGCTCGGCCTGCTCTACGAGGACCTCACCCGGCACCTGGGCTTCCTGCACTCCAGCGACGAGTACAAGGTGATGGCGCTCGCCTCCTACGGCACGCCGCGCCACCTCGGCCTGTTCCGCGAGCTGGTGCACGCGGACGGCGAGGGCGGCTTCCGGGTCGAGCGGATCGACTGGAACGCGCTGGCCAAGGCGCGCACCGCGGACGGCGAGATGACCGCGGAGCACGCCGACCTGGCCGCGACCGTGCAGGCCCGGCTCGAGGAGGTGCTGCTCGACCTGGCCCGCTGGACGTACGACGCGGCCGGCGGCCCGGCCACGCTCACCATGGCCGGTGGCACCGCGCTCAACTGCGTCGCCAACGCGCGGCTCGCCGCGGAGGGCCCGTTCCAGCGGGTCTGGGTGCAGCCGGCCGCCGGTGACGCCGGGACCGCGCTCGGCGCCGCGCTCGCGATCGCCCGCCCGTCCGGGCCGGTGGCGCCGTTCACCGGCGCCGACCTGGGCCGCGGCTGGTCCGACGACGAGCTGGAGGCGGAGCTGCGCCGGGCCGCGCTGCCGTACACCCGGCCGGAGTCCATCGCGGCCGAGGCCGCGCGGGTGCTGGCCGGCAACGGCATCGTCGCCTGGTTCCAGGGCCGCAGCGAGTACGGCCCGCGCGCGCTCGGCCACCGGTCGCTGCTGGCCCACCCCGGCGACCCGGAGACGCAGACGCGGATGAACGACGTGAAGGGCCGCGAGCAGTTCCGGCCGATCGCGCCGATGGTCCGCGCGGAGCGGTTCGCGGACATCTTCGACGGCGTCTACCCCAGCCCGTACATGCTGTTCGTGCACCGGGTGAAGCCGGAGTGGAAGGACCGCATCCCGGCCGTCACGCACGTCGACGGCACCGCCCGGGTGCAGACCGTGCACACCGAGACCGAGCCGCGCGTGGCCGAGATGCTGGCCGAGTTCGAACGCCTCACCGGCCTGCCCGTCGTGATCAACACCTCGCTGAACACGGCCGGCCGCCCGATGGTCGACACACCGCGCGAGGCGATGGAACTCTTCGGCTCCGCCCCGGTCGATCTGCTGGCGCTGGGCCCGTTCGCGGTCCATCGCTCATCCGCGTTCGGGACCACCCGATGA